From Streptomyces asiaticus, one genomic window encodes:
- a CDS encoding YidC/Oxa1 family membrane protein insertase, translating into MSLFSSLGSLLTTMADGLDPLFGASAAAAAIVLFTLCVRAALHPLARAAVRGEKARAALAPKITELGRKHRDDPERMRRAMAELRTQEGASPLAGCLPTLVQLPVFFVMYHVFSTGSGAGDLLDHTLAGAPLGAHWGGVFSGGPGLVYLGLFALIAAVATWTYLRTRKVTVPGVPGVPGVPGVPGVPGVPGVARALPLLSFGTLFTAAVVPLAAALYLATSTTWTAVERALLHR; encoded by the coding sequence ATGTCCCTTTTCTCTTCCCTCGGCTCCCTGTTGACCACCATGGCGGACGGACTCGATCCGCTCTTCGGCGCGTCCGCGGCGGCGGCCGCCATCGTTCTGTTCACGCTGTGCGTCCGCGCCGCGCTGCACCCCCTCGCCCGGGCCGCGGTGCGCGGCGAGAAGGCGCGGGCCGCGCTCGCGCCGAAGATCACGGAGCTGGGCCGCAAGCACCGGGACGACCCGGAGCGGATGCGGCGCGCCATGGCGGAGCTCCGGACGCAGGAGGGCGCGTCACCGCTGGCGGGGTGTCTGCCGACGCTCGTGCAGCTTCCGGTCTTCTTCGTCATGTACCACGTGTTCTCCACCGGCAGCGGCGCCGGGGACCTCCTCGACCACACGCTCGCCGGGGCCCCGCTCGGCGCCCACTGGGGCGGGGTGTTCAGCGGTGGGCCGGGGCTGGTCTACCTCGGGCTCTTCGCGCTGATCGCGGCCGTGGCCACCTGGACGTATCTCCGCACCCGTAAGGTGACCGTCCCCGGGGTGCCCGGGGTGCCCGGGGTGCCCGGGGTGCCCGGGGTGCCCGGGGTGCCCGGAGTGGCCCGGGCGCTGCCGCTGCTGTCGTTCGGCACCCTCTTCACCGCCGCCGTGGTCCCGCTGGCGGCGGCGCTCTACCTGGCGACCAGCACGACCTGGACGGCGGTGGAGCGGGCCCTGCTGCACCGCTGA
- a CDS encoding DUF6412 domain-containing protein — protein sequence MTVSRRLDALRMQLGVCLFLLTGVLLAQSGVVSAVALAATVAATTAVAAALALCAILAARGRIPVPAGRIRTAIRDRERRTAFLPQRDPDAAGRPRPRAPGRRLPTAA from the coding sequence ATGACCGTGTCGCGACGACTTGACGCGCTGCGGATGCAGCTGGGCGTCTGTCTGTTCCTGCTGACCGGGGTTCTGCTGGCGCAGAGCGGGGTGGTTAGCGCCGTCGCCCTCGCCGCCACCGTCGCGGCCACGACCGCCGTCGCCGCCGCGCTGGCCCTGTGCGCGATCCTCGCCGCCCGCGGCCGAATACCCGTGCCCGCCGGGCGGATTCGCACCGCGATACGGGACCGGGAGCGCCGTACGGCGTTCCTGCCGCAGCGGGATCCCGATGCCGCCGGACGCCCGAGGCCCCGAGCGCCGGGCCGTCGGCTGCCGACGGCCGCGTAG
- a CDS encoding class E sortase, producing MRRRGGRAVLARGLWTAGELAVTLGVVVLLFVVHQLWWTNRQARADARHEVSVLERRWQDGAEESVTPTPGATRSSDSAQGDGRGRDGDRDRDRSAGSGAGGRGPRRDQAYAVLRIPRIGLTVPIAEGISRAAVLNKGYVGHYPRTAQPGQAGNVALAGHRNTHGEPFRQLDEVRPGDTVRIDTADARFTYVIERTLPRTSPADGTVIARVPYSSVHPRYRYTEPGYYLTLTTCTPEFTSRYRLVVWARLRAAAPRDVGGGH from the coding sequence GTGCGACGTCGTGGAGGGCGTGCCGTGCTCGCCCGGGGGCTGTGGACGGCCGGTGAGCTCGCCGTCACCCTCGGGGTCGTGGTGCTGCTCTTCGTCGTCCACCAGCTGTGGTGGACCAACCGGCAGGCGAGGGCGGACGCACGGCACGAGGTGTCGGTGCTGGAGCGGCGGTGGCAGGACGGGGCCGAGGAGTCCGTGACGCCGACGCCGGGGGCGACGCGATCCTCCGATTCCGCTCAGGGGGACGGCCGCGGCCGTGACGGTGACCGCGACCGTGACCGGTCGGCCGGGAGCGGCGCCGGGGGCCGAGGGCCGCGCCGGGACCAGGCGTACGCGGTGCTCCGGATCCCGCGTATCGGCCTTACGGTGCCCATCGCCGAGGGCATCAGCCGCGCGGCGGTGCTCAACAAGGGCTACGTGGGCCACTATCCGCGCACCGCCCAGCCGGGCCAGGCGGGCAACGTCGCCCTCGCGGGCCACCGCAACACCCACGGCGAGCCCTTCCGGCAGCTGGACGAGGTGCGCCCGGGCGACACGGTGCGCATCGACACGGCCGACGCCCGCTTCACGTACGTGATCGAGCGCACCCTGCCGCGCACCTCGCCCGCCGACGGCACGGTGATCGCGCGGGTGCCGTACAGCTCCGTCCACCCCCGCTACCGCTACACCGAGCCGGGCTACTACCTCACGCTGACGACCTGCACCCCCGAATTCACCTCCCGCTACCGCCTGGTGGTCTGGGCCCGGTTGCGGGCCGCCGCCCCACGGGATGTCGGCGGGGGTCACTAG
- a CDS encoding DUF445 domain-containing protein — MERRTTGETAAPPSRGAAVPFVTDSPLDVERRRGVRRMKAFATGLLLGVALVYVLATWARSSGIGGWPGYVAAAAEAGMVGALADWFAVTALFRRPMGLPIPHTAIIPTKKDQLGASLGEFVGENFLSGDVVRMRLRAVGIGSRLGTWLAEPEHADRVTAELATALRGALTVLRDSDVQAVVGEAITRRADSQEIAPGLGKLLERVVADGGHRRAVDLVCLRAHDWLVEHNDSVMQAVTGGAPGWTPRFVDRKVGERVYRELLRFVTEMRDMPGHPARGALDRFLTDFAGDLQSDTDTRLRVERVKSEVLGRGDVQDLIASTWASVRAMIVAAAEDERSQLRQRAHAAILSLGRRMMTERRLRDKIDGWLEDAAVYVVTTYRDEITSLITETVASWDADHTSRKIEAHIGRDLQFIRINGTVVGALAGLVIYTVSRVLGA; from the coding sequence ATGGAGCGAAGAACGACTGGCGAGACGGCGGCCCCGCCGTCGCGGGGCGCGGCTGTGCCCTTCGTCACGGACAGCCCCCTCGACGTCGAGCGGCGGCGCGGGGTGCGCCGGATGAAGGCGTTCGCCACCGGGCTGCTGCTCGGCGTCGCACTGGTGTACGTGCTCGCCACCTGGGCGCGGTCCTCAGGTATCGGCGGCTGGCCCGGCTATGTGGCCGCGGCCGCCGAGGCGGGCATGGTGGGCGCCCTGGCCGACTGGTTCGCGGTCACCGCGCTCTTCCGGCGGCCCATGGGGCTGCCGATCCCCCATACGGCGATCATCCCCACCAAGAAGGACCAGCTCGGGGCCAGCCTCGGGGAGTTCGTCGGGGAGAACTTCCTCTCCGGCGACGTCGTACGGATGCGGCTGCGCGCGGTCGGCATCGGCAGCCGGCTCGGCACCTGGCTCGCCGAGCCCGAGCACGCCGACCGGGTGACCGCCGAGTTGGCCACCGCGCTGCGCGGCGCGCTCACGGTGCTGCGCGACTCCGATGTGCAGGCGGTGGTGGGCGAGGCGATCACCCGCCGGGCCGACAGCCAGGAGATCGCGCCGGGCCTGGGCAAGCTGCTGGAGCGGGTGGTCGCGGACGGCGGTCACCGCCGCGCCGTGGACCTGGTGTGTCTGCGCGCCCACGACTGGCTGGTGGAGCACAACGACTCGGTGATGCAGGCCGTGACCGGCGGCGCCCCCGGCTGGACGCCGCGGTTCGTGGACCGCAAGGTCGGCGAGCGCGTCTACAGGGAACTGCTGCGCTTCGTGACCGAGATGCGGGACATGCCCGGCCATCCGGCGCGCGGCGCCCTGGACCGCTTCCTCACCGACTTCGCCGGGGACCTCCAGTCCGACACCGACACCCGGCTGCGGGTGGAGCGGGTGAAGAGCGAGGTGCTGGGGCGCGGCGACGTCCAGGACCTCATCGCCTCGACCTGGGCCTCGGTGCGGGCGATGATCGTCGCGGCGGCGGAGGACGAGCGCAGCCAGCTGCGGCAGCGGGCGCATGCGGCGATTCTCTCGCTGGGCCGACGGATGATGACGGAGCGACGGCTGCGGGACAAGATCGACGGCTGGCTGGAGGACGCCGCCGTCTATGTGGTGACGACGTATCGGGACGAGATCACCTCGCTGATCACCGAGACGGTGGCGAGCTGGGACGCGGACCACACCTCGCGGAAGATCGAGGCGCACATCGGCCGGGATCTACAGTTCATCCGGATCAACGGCACGGTGGTGGGTGCCCTGGCCGGGCTGGTGATCTATACGGTCTCGCGGGTGCTGGGCGCATAG
- a CDS encoding SGNH/GDSL hydrolase family protein, with protein sequence MPRRTGYAVLAALAAVVILVSTAIFIGLGGDNGGSDARAQGARGSAAPASAGAWVGTWSTSAAAAEPRTLRGGLSGMSIRNVVHTSIGGTSARIQLSNFYSNRPLTITHASVALAAAPSNPTAAAGTMRRLSFNNRTWVTIPPGKAATSDPVRLAVPDAADLLVTTYTPQASGSVTYHPHARQTSYMARGDRTEDTAGSAYTQQSPYWRYLTGVDVWSKQAEGAVAVLGDSITDGITSTAGANHRWTDFLSERLRSEPGAPRFGVLNQGISGNRVLSDGTQFPPNNPSGLSRFDRDVLSRTGVKAVIIELGVNDILRIPHQTDPNRIVWGLKRLTEQAHARSLRVIGATLTPFYGHRGYTPRLDAVREQINAQIRAGRVFDEVVDFDKALRDPVSPLRLRPMFDSGDHLHPSDDGYRAMARALNLDHLRGRTAAEL encoded by the coding sequence ATGCCCAGACGCACGGGGTATGCCGTGCTCGCTGCGCTGGCGGCTGTGGTGATCCTCGTCTCCACCGCGATATTCATCGGGCTCGGTGGTGACAACGGCGGTTCGGACGCCCGTGCGCAGGGAGCCCGCGGCTCGGCCGCCCCGGCCTCGGCCGGTGCCTGGGTGGGCACCTGGTCCACCTCGGCCGCGGCCGCCGAGCCGAGGACGCTGCGCGGCGGCCTCTCGGGCATGTCGATACGGAACGTGGTGCACACCAGCATCGGCGGCACCAGCGCCCGGATCCAGCTCTCGAACTTCTACAGCAACCGTCCGCTGACGATCACGCATGCCTCGGTGGCGCTGGCCGCCGCGCCCAGCAACCCCACCGCGGCCGCGGGCACCATGCGCCGTCTCAGCTTCAACAACCGCACCTGGGTGACGATCCCGCCCGGTAAGGCCGCCACCAGCGACCCGGTGCGGCTCGCCGTCCCGGACGCGGCCGATCTGCTGGTCACCACCTACACCCCGCAGGCGTCCGGCTCCGTGACCTACCACCCGCACGCCCGCCAGACGTCGTACATGGCGCGTGGCGACCGTACGGAGGACACGGCGGGCTCCGCCTACACCCAGCAGAGCCCGTACTGGCGCTATCTGACCGGCGTGGACGTGTGGTCCAAGCAGGCCGAGGGCGCGGTCGCGGTGCTCGGCGACTCGATCACGGACGGCATCACCTCCACCGCCGGGGCCAACCACCGGTGGACCGACTTCCTCTCCGAGCGGCTGCGCAGCGAGCCCGGGGCGCCCCGCTTCGGCGTGCTCAACCAGGGCATCAGCGGGAACCGCGTGCTGAGCGACGGCACGCAGTTCCCGCCCAACAACCCCAGCGGGCTGTCCCGCTTCGACCGCGACGTGCTGTCCCGTACGGGCGTCAAGGCCGTGATCATCGAGCTGGGCGTCAACGACATACTCCGCATCCCCCATCAGACCGACCCCAACCGGATCGTGTGGGGCCTGAAGCGGCTGACCGAGCAGGCCCATGCCCGGAGCCTGCGGGTCATCGGAGCCACTCTGACGCCCTTCTACGGGCACCGCGGCTACACCCCCCGGCTGGACGCCGTGCGCGAGCAGATCAACGCGCAGATCCGCGCCGGGCGGGTCTTCGACGAGGTCGTGGACTTCGACAAGGCGCTGCGCGACCCGGTCAGCCCGCTGCGGCTGCGCCCGATGTTCGACTCGGGCGACCATCTGCACCCCAGCGACGACGGCTACCGCGCGATGGCGCGGGCGCTGAACCTGGACCACCTGCGGGGCCGCACGGCGGCCGAGCTCTAA
- a CDS encoding DUF1707 SHOCT-like domain-containing protein, whose protein sequence is MTSAGSSQGASPDLPDPAGMRASDAERERIAEVLREAVAEGRLDMEEFEERLGAAYAARTHGELEPLVRDLPVPGSAAPAPPAPADRTGWAERIGGTPTSKWAVAIMGGFQRKGTWTVPRAFTAFAVMGGGEIDLREARFEGRDVVIRCFALMGGVQITVPPDLETHVSGIGLMGGFDHTGSADGDPTGPRVTVTGLALFGGVSVERKLRKEEHRRMKEERRRLKAERREELRAERRGLRGARRDERRDEREERRLSLEKERRED, encoded by the coding sequence ATGACGAGCGCTGGTTCTTCCCAGGGGGCGAGCCCCGACCTCCCGGACCCGGCCGGGATGCGGGCATCGGACGCCGAGCGTGAGCGGATCGCCGAGGTCCTCCGCGAGGCGGTCGCCGAAGGCCGCCTGGACATGGAGGAGTTCGAGGAGCGGCTGGGCGCGGCCTACGCGGCACGCACGCATGGCGAGCTGGAGCCGCTGGTACGGGACCTCCCGGTGCCCGGCAGCGCCGCTCCGGCCCCGCCGGCCCCCGCCGACCGCACCGGCTGGGCCGAGCGGATCGGCGGCACCCCGACCTCGAAGTGGGCCGTGGCGATCATGGGCGGCTTCCAGCGCAAGGGGACCTGGACCGTTCCGCGTGCCTTCACCGCCTTCGCCGTCATGGGCGGCGGTGAGATCGATCTGCGCGAGGCCCGGTTCGAGGGCCGCGATGTGGTGATCCGCTGCTTCGCCCTCATGGGCGGGGTGCAGATCACCGTCCCGCCGGACCTGGAGACGCATGTCAGCGGCATCGGGCTCATGGGCGGTTTCGACCACACCGGGTCCGCCGACGGGGACCCCACCGGTCCTCGGGTGACCGTGACCGGCCTCGCGCTCTTCGGCGGGGTCAGCGTCGAGCGCAAGCTCCGCAAGGAGGAGCACAGGCGCATGAAGGAGGAGCGCCGCCGGCTGAAGGCCGAGCGCCGGGAGGAGTTGCGCGCCGAGCGCCGAGGGCTGCGGGGCGCGCGGCGGGATGAGCGGCGCGATGAGCGGGAGGAGCGTCGGCTGTCCCTGGAGAAGGAGCGCCGCGAGGACTAG
- a CDS encoding ABC transporter ATP-binding protein, with translation MDDLIELDGVEKVFQVRRKAGLMRRERREVRAVDGISFRVPRGEMVGYIGPNGAGKSTTIKMLTGILVPSGGRLRVAGIDPSRERTRLARRIGVVFGQRTTLWWDLPLRDSYALVRRMYRIPDDRYRHNLDRCVELLNLGALLDVPVRQLSLGQRMRGDIAAALLHDPEVLYLDEPTIGLDVVSKAKVREFLRDVNAEQGTTVLLTTHDLTDIELLCKRVMVIDHGRLVYDGGLDGLHAVGESERTLVVDLERELPPIEVPGARTVRVEGPRQWLAFPATSSAAPIVAAVADGYPLVDLSVREPEIEDVIARMLHGAEDWAGRGA, from the coding sequence GTGGACGATCTGATCGAGCTCGACGGTGTCGAGAAGGTGTTCCAGGTGCGACGCAAAGCCGGGCTGATGCGCCGTGAGCGCCGCGAGGTGCGCGCCGTGGACGGCATCAGCTTCCGGGTGCCGCGCGGCGAGATGGTGGGCTACATCGGCCCGAACGGCGCCGGGAAGTCCACCACGATCAAGATGCTGACCGGGATCCTGGTGCCCAGCGGCGGACGGCTCAGGGTCGCCGGAATCGACCCCTCCAGGGAGCGGACGAGGCTCGCGCGCCGGATCGGGGTGGTCTTCGGACAGCGCACCACCCTGTGGTGGGACCTGCCGCTGCGCGACTCGTACGCGCTGGTGCGGCGGATGTACCGGATCCCCGATGACCGCTACCGGCACAACCTGGACCGCTGTGTGGAACTGCTCAACCTCGGCGCGCTGTTGGACGTGCCGGTGCGTCAGCTCTCGCTCGGTCAGCGGATGCGCGGCGATATCGCGGCCGCCCTGCTGCACGACCCCGAGGTGCTCTACCTCGACGAGCCGACCATCGGGCTCGATGTGGTCAGCAAGGCGAAGGTGCGGGAGTTCCTGCGCGATGTGAACGCGGAGCAGGGCACGACGGTGCTGCTCACCACCCACGATCTGACCGATATCGAGCTGCTGTGCAAGCGGGTGATGGTCATCGACCACGGGCGGCTGGTCTACGACGGCGGGCTGGACGGGCTGCACGCGGTGGGGGAGAGCGAGCGCACCCTCGTGGTCGACCTGGAGCGGGAGCTGCCGCCCATCGAGGTCCCCGGCGCCCGGACGGTGCGGGTCGAGGGGCCCCGGCAGTGGCTGGCCTTCCCGGCGACCAGCAGCGCGGCGCCGATCGTCGCGGCGGTCGCCGACGGCTATCCGCTGGTGGACCTCTCGGTGCGCGAGCCCGAGATCGAGGACGTCATCGCGAGGATGCTGCACGGGGCGGAGGACTGGGCGGGGCGGGGAGCGTAG
- a CDS encoding ABC transporter permease, translated as MWVRSTMAYRTSFLIMTLGNFLATGLDFVAIALMFTHIGELGGFTLDEVAFLYGTTSVAFGLADLALGTMGRLGQRVRDGTMDTLLVRPVPILAQVAADRFALRRLGRITQGAVLLGWSLARLDIDWTLDRALLMPVMLLSGGAIFGALFVLGGAFQFWAKDASEVQNAFTFGGTTLLEYPPTVFGKELLRGVTFVIPLAFVNWLPALYILGRPDPLGLPAWIGFAAPLVAGGCCAVAGLAWRAGLRAYQSTGS; from the coding sequence ATGTGGGTGCGCTCCACGATGGCGTACCGCACCTCGTTCCTGATCATGACGCTGGGGAACTTCCTCGCGACCGGCCTCGACTTCGTCGCGATCGCGTTGATGTTCACCCACATCGGGGAACTGGGCGGCTTCACCCTGGACGAGGTCGCCTTCCTCTACGGCACCACCAGCGTCGCCTTCGGCCTCGCCGATCTCGCGCTGGGCACCATGGGCCGGCTGGGCCAGCGGGTGCGCGACGGCACGATGGACACCCTGCTGGTGCGGCCGGTGCCGATACTCGCCCAGGTGGCCGCCGACCGCTTCGCGCTGCGCCGGCTGGGCCGGATCACTCAGGGGGCGGTGCTGCTCGGCTGGTCGCTGGCCCGGCTGGACATCGACTGGACGCTGGACCGGGCGCTGCTGATGCCGGTGATGCTGCTGAGCGGGGGCGCCATCTTCGGGGCGCTGTTCGTGCTCGGCGGCGCCTTCCAGTTCTGGGCCAAGGACGCCTCCGAGGTGCAGAACGCCTTCACCTTCGGCGGGACCACGCTGCTGGAGTACCCGCCGACGGTCTTCGGCAAGGAGCTGCTGCGGGGCGTCACCTTCGTCATCCCGCTGGCCTTCGTCAACTGGCTTCCGGCGCTGTACATCCTGGGCCGCCCCGATCCGCTGGGGCTCCCGGCCTGGATCGGCTTCGCGGCGCCGCTGGTCGCGGGCGGCTGCTGTGCGGTGGCGGGGCTGGCGTGGCGGGCGGGGCTGCGGGCGTATCAGAGCACGGGGAGCTGA
- a CDS encoding ABC transporter permease, with protein MRLYAAVAVSGFKRYATYRVATVAGVFTNTVFGFILAYTYTALWDERPHLGGYDLAQALTFVWLGQALLAAVALMGGGFQEELQDRIRSGDIAVDLYRPVDLQMWWLATELGRALFQLLGRGVVPMAVGALVFELRLPASPLTWLWFLLSVVLAVCVGFAVRYLVSLASFWLLDGTGLSMLSGLLCLFFSGMILPLNVFPGQLGETARALPWAAMLQVPADVFLEERRGMGLLAAFAFQVGWAVALLAAGRAVQSAATRKVVVQGG; from the coding sequence ATGCGGCTGTACGCGGCCGTCGCGGTCAGCGGCTTCAAACGCTACGCGACGTATCGGGTCGCCACGGTGGCCGGGGTCTTCACCAACACGGTTTTCGGCTTCATCCTCGCCTACACCTACACCGCGCTGTGGGACGAGCGGCCGCACCTCGGCGGCTACGACCTCGCCCAGGCGCTGACCTTCGTCTGGCTCGGACAGGCGCTGCTGGCGGCCGTGGCGCTGATGGGCGGCGGCTTCCAGGAGGAGCTCCAGGACCGCATCCGCTCCGGGGACATCGCCGTGGACCTCTACCGCCCGGTCGACCTCCAGATGTGGTGGCTGGCCACCGAGCTCGGCCGGGCGCTGTTCCAGCTGCTGGGGCGCGGTGTGGTGCCGATGGCCGTCGGGGCGCTGGTGTTCGAGCTCCGGCTGCCCGCCTCGCCCTTGACCTGGCTGTGGTTCCTGCTCTCCGTGGTGCTCGCGGTGTGCGTCGGCTTCGCGGTGCGCTATCTGGTGTCGCTCGCCTCCTTCTGGCTGCTCGACGGGACGGGGCTGTCCATGCTGAGCGGGCTGCTGTGCCTGTTCTTCTCCGGGATGATCCTGCCGCTCAACGTCTTCCCCGGGCAGCTTGGCGAGACCGCCCGCGCGCTGCCCTGGGCGGCGATGCTCCAGGTGCCCGCGGACGTCTTCCTGGAGGAGCGCCGGGGGATGGGGCTGCTGGCGGCGTTCGCCTTCCAGGTGGGGTGGGCGGTGGCGCTGCTGGCGGCCGGGCGGGCGGTTCAATCGGCGGCGACCCGGAAGGTGGTGGTCCAGGGTGGCTGA
- a CDS encoding transglycosylase domain-containing protein: protein MSDEPQLIDGGAAGSGDRPGTDDGNHDTPHRADGLTVTAGKPAKGRKGRPQRTGWRRLLPTWRMVLGGFLLIVLLIAGGLVTGYLLVDIPPANKAAIAQSNVFLYSDGSQLAREGTVNRENVQLSQVPKRIQHAVLAAEDRDFYAESAIDPQAMIRAAWNTATGKGKQSGSTITQQYVKNYYLDQEQTVSRKAKEFFIAIKLDREVSKDKILEGYLNTSYFGRNAYGIQAAAQAYYGKDIGELNTAQGAYLATLLNAPSSYDIVAHPQNKGRAVARWNYVLDGMVKKHWLTRAERQKMTFPGPSEAKAPSGMSGQRGYLIEAVEDYLTSNGIIDEQTLARGGYRITTTIDKDKQDAFTEAVRDRLMSKLSKDRKVDAYVRAGGASIDPKTGKVVALYGGIDYTKQFVNNATRRDYQVGSTFKPFVFTSAVRYGATTQDGQTITPDTLYNGDNKREVIGSDGPTGYSPANEDDVDYGDIDVTTATDNSVNSVYAQMAEDVGPSKVKQTAIDLGIPKSTPDLHASPSIALGPATASVLDMTEAYATLANHGEHGRYSLVEEVTKDGARIKLPARESRQAIPRGAADTTTSILQSVVDGGTGTAAQAAERPAAGKTGTAEEDKAAWFAGYTPDLATVVAVMGQDSNTGVQKSLYGATGLERINGGGYPAEIWAQYTSGALDGKEPAEFDLRLEDGADAPDGSETQQPPNSPPPVVTTPPTDTPPDTSVPTAPTYTPPTLPTDEPTTPTPPTGFPTGGPTTEPGPGGPGDPGGPGDPGGPGGPVGG, encoded by the coding sequence ATGAGCGACGAGCCCCAGTTGATCGATGGTGGCGCGGCCGGATCGGGTGACCGGCCCGGCACCGACGATGGCAACCACGACACGCCGCACCGCGCGGACGGCCTGACGGTGACGGCGGGCAAACCGGCCAAGGGCAGAAAGGGGCGCCCCCAGCGCACCGGATGGCGCCGTCTGCTGCCCACCTGGCGCATGGTCCTCGGGGGCTTCCTGCTGATCGTCCTGCTGATCGCGGGCGGGCTCGTCACCGGCTATCTGCTCGTCGACATCCCCCCGGCCAACAAGGCCGCCATCGCCCAGAGCAATGTCTTCCTCTACTCCGACGGCTCCCAGCTCGCCCGTGAGGGCACGGTCAACCGGGAGAACGTCCAGCTGAGCCAGGTGCCCAAGCGGATCCAGCACGCGGTGCTGGCGGCCGAGGACCGGGACTTCTACGCGGAGTCGGCCATCGACCCCCAGGCGATGATCCGGGCCGCCTGGAACACCGCCACCGGCAAGGGCAAGCAGTCCGGCTCCACCATCACCCAGCAGTATGTGAAGAACTACTACCTGGACCAGGAACAGACGGTCTCCCGCAAGGCCAAGGAGTTCTTCATCGCGATCAAGCTGGACCGCGAGGTGAGCAAGGACAAGATCCTGGAGGGCTACCTCAACACCAGCTACTTCGGGCGCAACGCCTATGGCATCCAGGCCGCCGCCCAGGCGTACTACGGCAAGGACATCGGTGAGCTCAACACCGCCCAGGGCGCGTATCTCGCCACCCTGCTGAACGCCCCCAGCTCGTACGACATCGTCGCCCATCCGCAGAACAAGGGCCGGGCCGTGGCCCGCTGGAACTACGTCCTGGACGGCATGGTGAAGAAGCACTGGCTGACCAGGGCCGAGCGGCAGAAGATGACCTTCCCCGGGCCCTCCGAGGCCAAGGCCCCCTCCGGCATGTCCGGCCAGCGCGGCTATCTCATCGAGGCCGTCGAGGACTACCTCACCAGCAACGGGATCATCGACGAGCAGACCCTGGCGCGCGGCGGCTACCGCATCACCACCACGATCGACAAGGACAAGCAGGACGCCTTCACGGAGGCCGTGCGCGACCGGCTGATGAGCAAGCTCAGCAAGGACCGCAAGGTCGACGCCTACGTCCGCGCGGGCGGCGCCTCGATCGATCCGAAGACCGGGAAGGTGGTCGCCCTCTACGGCGGGATCGACTACACCAAGCAGTTCGTCAACAACGCGACCCGCCGTGACTACCAGGTGGGATCCACCTTCAAGCCATTCGTGTTCACCTCGGCGGTGCGCTATGGGGCCACCACCCAGGACGGCCAGACGATCACCCCGGACACCCTCTACAACGGCGACAACAAGCGCGAGGTCATCGGCTCCGACGGGCCCACCGGCTACTCCCCGGCCAACGAGGACGACGTGGACTACGGCGACATCGACGTCACCACGGCCACCGACAACTCGGTGAACTCGGTGTACGCGCAGATGGCCGAGGACGTCGGCCCCTCCAAGGTCAAGCAGACCGCCATCGACCTGGGCATCCCCAAGAGCACCCCCGATCTGCACGCCTCCCCCTCGATCGCGCTCGGCCCGGCCACCGCGAGCGTGCTGGACATGACCGAGGCGTACGCGACCCTCGCCAACCACGGTGAGCACGGCCGGTACAGCCTGGTCGAGGAGGTCACCAAGGACGGGGCGCGGATCAAGCTCCCGGCGCGGGAGAGCCGCCAGGCCATCCCGCGCGGCGCCGCCGACACCACCACCTCGATACTGCAGAGCGTGGTCGACGGCGGCACCGGCACCGCCGCCCAGGCCGCCGAGCGCCCGGCGGCGGGCAAGACCGGCACCGCGGAGGAGGACAAGGCCGCCTGGTTCGCGGGCTACACCCCGGATCTGGCGACCGTGGTCGCGGTGATGGGCCAGGACTCCAATACCGGCGTGCAGAAGTCGCTGTACGGGGCGACGGGCCTGGAGCGGATCAACGGCGGCGGCTACCCCGCCGAGATCTGGGCGCAGTACACATCGGGGGCGCTGGACGGCAAGGAACCGGCCGAGTTCGATCTACGGCTGGAGGACGGCGCGGACGCCCCCGACGGCTCCGAGACCCAGCAGCCGCCGAACTCCCCGCCGCCGGTGGTCACCACTCCCCCGACCGACACGCCGCCGGACACCTCGGTCCCCACGGCACCGACCTACACCCCGCCGACCCTGCCGACGGACGAGCCGACGACCCCCACCCCGCCGACGGGCTTCCCCACCGGCGGCCCAACGACCGAACCCGGCCCGGGCGGCCCCGGCGACCCGGGAGGCCCGGGCGATCCGGGCGGCCCAGGAGGCCCGGTGGGCGGCTGA
- a CDS encoding GroES family chaperonin — protein sequence MLHDRVLVRTDIPEGERRSSGGIVIPATAAVGRRLAWAEVVAVGQNVRTVEPGDRVLYDPEDRAEVEVRGVAYVLMRERDLHAVAAERLEGADDSTGLYL from the coding sequence ATGCTGCACGACCGCGTGCTGGTCCGCACCGACATTCCGGAGGGCGAGCGCCGGTCGTCCGGCGGAATCGTCATCCCCGCCACCGCGGCGGTCGGCCGGCGGCTGGCCTGGGCCGAGGTGGTCGCGGTCGGGCAGAACGTACGGACCGTGGAGCCCGGTGACCGGGTGCTCTACGACCCGGAGGACCGGGCCGAGGTCGAGGTCCGCGGGGTCGCCTACGTACTGATGCGGGAGCGCGATCTGCATGCGGTGGCCGCGGAGCGGCTGGAGGGCGCGGACGACTCCACGGGGCTTTACCTGTAG